One part of the Rickettsia akari str. Hartford genome encodes these proteins:
- a CDS encoding helix-turn-helix domain-containing protein: MGRKNDIIQKIDSFIGQKIYSLRLAKGLSRQQLAEVIDVTHQQLQKYEKAINRISVGRLVLIAEALDRNIDYFFEGLEEANKPQPVYTQHQRMCIEVSRNFMKINSTEEQQAINNLVKCLAGKDKLKASS; the protein is encoded by the coding sequence ATGGGTAGAAAAAACGATATTATACAAAAAATCGATAGTTTTATCGGTCAGAAAATTTATTCTTTAAGACTCGCTAAGGGGTTGTCTCGTCAACAACTTGCTGAAGTAATTGATGTTACTCATCAACAATTACAAAAATACGAAAAAGCAATTAATAGAATTTCTGTAGGAAGGCTAGTACTAATAGCAGAAGCTTTAGATAGGAATATTGATTATTTCTTTGAAGGTTTAGAAGAAGCTAATAAACCGCAGCCTGTATATACTCAACATCAACGTATGTGTATTGAAGTTTCAAGAAATTTTATGAAAATTAATAGCACGGAAGAACAACAAGCCATTAATAATCTAGTAAAATGTTTAGCCGGAAAAGATAAGCTAAAAGCTAGCTCGTAA
- a CDS encoding YihY/virulence factor BrkB family protein produces the protein MRKIFNCLYVALFKTIEDDGVEHSGYMSFMILVSIFPFLVFLLALTSFLGASELGQNFIQIFLESLPEQATESIEKRIRELLSAPPQSLMNLAIVGSIWTASSFVECLRTILNRVYQIKSPPTYVRRRLLSIIQFLIISALITFTMFLLVVIPILFTKIPIILETIEKYKIILNFTRYSLILILLFLGASALYYILPNVKLNFIDVFPGALLTVILWVISGYLLSTYIVYYNQLNLMYGSLGSIIVTLIFFYIINMIFIYGAEFNYLMKNYKNIE, from the coding sequence ATGAGAAAAATTTTTAATTGTCTTTACGTAGCCTTATTTAAAACAATAGAAGATGATGGCGTTGAACATTCGGGATATATGTCATTCATGATACTTGTATCTATTTTCCCTTTCCTAGTATTCTTATTAGCTTTAACAAGCTTTTTAGGAGCTTCAGAACTTGGTCAAAATTTTATACAAATTTTTCTGGAGAGTCTTCCGGAACAAGCAACGGAATCAATAGAAAAGAGAATACGAGAATTACTAAGTGCTCCTCCTCAAAGTTTAATGAATCTTGCCATAGTAGGCAGTATTTGGACTGCTTCTTCTTTTGTAGAATGTTTAAGGACTATTTTAAATCGTGTATATCAAATAAAATCCCCTCCCACTTATGTAAGAAGAAGATTACTTAGTATTATACAGTTTCTTATAATTAGTGCCTTAATTACCTTTACTATGTTTCTTTTAGTGGTGATTCCAATATTATTTACAAAAATACCGATAATATTAGAGACCATTGAAAAATATAAGATTATTTTAAATTTTACAAGATATTCTTTAATTTTAATTTTATTATTTTTAGGTGCCTCAGCTTTGTATTATATATTACCCAATGTAAAACTAAATTTTATTGATGTATTTCCAGGGGCTCTATTAACTGTGATATTATGGGTCATAAGCGGCTACTTGCTTTCAACATATATAGTCTACTATAATCAACTAAATCTAATGTATGGTTCCCTTGGTAGTATAATAGTTACATTAATATTCTTCTATATTATAAATATGATATTTATCTATGGTGCAGAATTTAATTATCTAATGAAAAATTATAAAAATATAGAGTGA